Proteins encoded by one window of Vespula pensylvanica isolate Volc-1 chromosome 6, ASM1446617v1, whole genome shotgun sequence:
- the LOC122629994 gene encoding synaptic vesicle glycoprotein 2B produces the protein MVEGEPDSKHNNKCDVKDERPNGCGSKELELARIGPKEKNLDPEKGSCIKADFEKAIELTEYGKFHYFLLTVCGFVSTSEEMDVISMSFILPSAQCDLKLDTQAKGWLNSIIFIGMMAGAYAWGSVADALGRRKVLIAISFMNALCIVASSFSQSYELFMFFRFLNGAALGGSGPVIWSYFAEFQPKSKRGSMLSFMAAFWTLGNLFVAGLAWLIIPQDIGITSAAFTYNSWRIFLLICAAPSFIVAGLLLLLPESPKYLLSCGRYQEALDIFRGIYAINTGRSRDSYTVKELILDDFQEPEPVKADIEEKSKCKMMLGDILDNSRQLFVSPILRFTVVSIIINFTFHIGYYGLMMWFPELFNRFDEFHRDHPGQSTSICEVTDYVVNKGSHRIENICNDKIGSSVFMESLITVASAIPANIVAVLGMDRLGRKFFLVFSTLSSGLCSIGLYFVYNKYHNLIVSAFFSGVISCGNAALDCLITEVFPTHLRATGIAISMVAARLGGIIGNIVIAQLLDMYCPAPTFIVAGLLIGGGLLCLFLPNTTREPLS, from the exons ATGGTAGAAGGTGAACCCGACTCAAAGCACAACAATA agTGTGATGTAAAAGACGAGCGCCCAAACGGTTGTGGTTCCAAGGAACTTGAACTTGCCC gAATCGGGCCCAAGGAAAAGAACCTAGATCCAGAGAAAGGATCTTGCATCAAAGCCGATTTCGAAAAGGCCATCGAACTTACCG AGTATGGCAAGTTTCATTACTTCCTGCTCACGGTATGCGGCTTCGTCAGTACCAGCGAGGAGATGGATGTTATTTCCATGTCCTTCATCTTACCAAGTGCACAATGTGATCTAAAACTTGATACCCAAGCTAAGGGATGGCTCAACTCCATCATCTTCATTGGCATGATGGCCGGTGCGTACGCCTGGGGCTCCGTTGCGGATGCCTTGGGTCGTCGCAAGGTCCTCATTGCCATTTCCTTTATGAACGCCCTTTGCATCGTTGCCTCCAGCTTTAGTCAGTCCTACGAACTCTTCATGTTCTTCCGTTTCTTAAATGGTGCCGC aCTCGGAGGAAGTGGCCCGGTCATCTGGTCGTATTTCGCAGAGTTTCAACCAAAATCAAAACGAGGCTCCATGCTTTCGTTCATGGCAGCTTTCTGGACACTCGGAAATCTTTTCGTTGCTG GACTGGCATGGTTGATCATCCCTCAGGACATCGGTATCACAAGTGCTGCGTTCACATATAACTCTTGGAGAATCTTCCTGCTGATCTGCGCTGCTCCGTCGTTCATCGTGGCGGGGCTGCTTCTGCTGCTCCCTGAATCCCccaaatatcttttatcatgCGGAAGATATCAAGAAGCTCTTGATATCTTTCGTGGTATCTACGCCATTAACACTGGCAGATCTCGCGACAGTTATACG GTAAAAGAACTGATTCTCGATGACTTCCAAGAACCAGAGCCTGTCAAGGCCGACATCGAGGAAAAGAGTAAATGCAAGATGATGCTCGGTGACATCCTGGATAACAGCCGTCAATTATTCGTCTCACCGATACTCCGTTTCACCGTCGTCTCCATCATTATAAACTTCACCTTCCATATCGGTTATTATGGCTTAATGATGTGGTTCCCGGAGTTGTTCAATCGATTCGACGAATTTCATCGTGATCATCCGGGCCAATCAACGTCGATATGTGAGGTCACTGATTACGTGGTTAACAAGGGCTCGCAtcgtattgaaaatatttgcaatGATAAAATCGGTTCTTCCGTTTTTATGGAGTCACTTATTACCGTGGCTTCAGCTATACCGGCAAATATCGTTGCCGTTCTGGGAATGGATCGTCTTGGTCGCAAATTTTTCCTTG TGTTCAGTACTCTCTCGTCGGGGCTCTGTTCGATCGGATTGTACTTCGTGTACAACAAATATCACAATCTCATCGTCTCGGCCTTCTTCAGCGGTGTAATCAGTTGCGGTAACGCTGCATTAGACTGTCTGATCACCGAAGTCTTTCCAACTCATTTACGTGCAACCGGTATCGCAATATCGATGGTGGCTGCACGTCTCGGTGGTATTATTGGTAATATCGTTATAGCACAACTATTGGACATGTATTGTCCAGCACCCACATTCATCGTCGCTGGTCTCTTGATCG gTGGCGGTTTACTGTGCCTATTTTTACCAAACACAACTCGCGAACCACTTTCTTGA
- the LOC122629982 gene encoding 60S ribosomal protein L17, protein MGRYSYEPLNATKSCKARGSNLRVHFKNTHETARAIKNMALRRAQKYLKNVIEHKECVPFRRFNGGVGRCAQAKQFGTTQGRWPKKSAEFLLQLLKNAESNADYRGLDVERLVIDHIQVNHAPCLRRRTYRAHGRINPYMSSPSHIEVILTEKEDIVSKATEEEPSKKKLSKKKLARQKEKMMRE, encoded by the exons ATGGGTCGTTATTCTTACGAACCACTAAATGCTACGAAATCGTGCAAGGCACGAGGCTCTAATCTTCGTGTGCATTTCaag AATACCCATGAGACTGCAAGGGCTATCAAAAATATGGCTCTTCGTAGAgcacaaaaatatttaaaaaatgtgatTGAACACAAGGAATGTGTTCCATTTCGAAGGTTCAATGGCGGAGTGGGCCGATGTGCTCAAGCTAAACAGTTTGGCACAACTCAAG GACGTTGGCCTAAGAAATCTGCAGAGTTCTTGCTGcaacttttaaaaaatgctGAAAGTAATGCAGATTATAGAGGATTGGATGTGGAACGTCTGGTTATCGATCACATTCAGGTTAATCATGCACCTTGTTTACGTAGGAGAACCTACAGAGCGCATGGTCGTATTAATC CGTACATGAGTTCGCCTTCGCATATAGAAGTCATATTGAcggaaaaggaagatatagTTTCAAAGGCCACCGAAGAAGAGccttcaaagaaaaaattgagtaAGAAGAAGCTTGCAaggcaaaaggaaaaaatgatgagagaataa
- the LOC122629831 gene encoding dual specificity mitogen-activated protein kinase kinase dSOR1 has product MSKNKLNLTLPPGSIEPVPAVSPSPPVPPLPTYSEPPVIPDGVMGKMSIDAIQERLEELEMDEEQRKRLESFLGQKEKVGELCDDDFEKLGELGAGNGGVVMKVRHKKYGLIMARKLIHLEVKPAIKKQIIRELKVLHECNFAHIVGFYGAFYSDGEISICMEYMDGGSLDLILKKAGRIPEPILGTITSAVLKGLSYLRDKHAIMHRDVKPSNILVNSAGEIKICDFGVSGQLIDSMANSFVGTRSYMSPERLQGTHYSVQSDIWSLGLSLVEMAIGMYPIPPPDEKTLASIFGTQIGSQPSTETAATNSEPTPAQQSPGHSAGSPRPMAIFELLDYIVNEPPPKLPAGFFSEAFTDFVDRCLKKNPSERADLKTLMNHEWIKTAESENVDIAGWVCRTMDLQPTTPTRLANVQS; this is encoded by the exons ATgtcaaaaaacaaattaaactTGACGTTACCACCTGGCTCGATTGAACCGGTTCCAGCTGTTTCCCCATCACCACCAGTTCCACCACTGCCTACGTATTCAGAACCACCCGTTATACCTGA CGGTGTAATGGGTAAGATGAGTATCGACGCTATTCAAGAAAGATTAGAAGAGTTGGAGATGGATGAGGAGCAACGAAAGAGATTAGAAAGTTTCTTAGGACAAAAGGAGAAGGTAGGAGAATTATGTGATGATGATTTTGAAAAACTTGGCGAACTAGGTGCTGGCAATGGTGGAGTTGTTATGAAAGTTAGACATAAAAAGTATGGACTTATTATGGCAAGAAAG TTGATTCATTTAGAAGTAAAACCAGCTATTAAGAAGCAAATTATAAGGGAATTAAAAGTATTACACGAATGTAATTTTGCTCACATAGTTGGATTCTATGGTGCTTTTTACAG TGATGGTGAGATTAGCATATGCATGGAATATATGGATGGAGGATCATTagatttgatattaaaaaaagctGGAAGAATTCCTGAACCTATTCTAGGCACTATTACATCCGCT GTACTGAAAGGTCTAAGTTATTTGCGCGACAAGCACGCTATCATGCATCGCGACGTTAAACCAAGCAACATTCTTGTAAATAGTGCaggagaaataaagatttGCGATTTTGGTGTCTCTGGTCAATTGATAGATTCCATGGCTAATTCGTTCGTTGGTACCAGGAGTTATATGTCG CCAGAAAGATTACAAGGAACTCATTATTCCGTACAAAGCGATATTTGGTCGTTAGGTTTGTCTCTCGTTGAAATGGCTATTGGTATGTATCCCATTCCACCTCCTGATGAAAAAACATTGGCGTCGATATTTGGCACGCAAATAGGAAGTCAACCTTCAACAGAGACTGCTGCAACAAATAGTGAACCAACACCTGCTCAACAATCACCTGGACATA GCGCAGGTAGCCCAAGACCTATGgcaatatttgaattattagaTTACATTGTCAATGAACCACCACCAAAATTGCCAGCTGGCTTTTTCAGTGAAGCATTCACAGATTTTGTCGATCGTTGCTTAAAGAAAAATCCATCGGAGAGAGCAGACTTAAAGACACTGATG AATCACGAGTGGATAAAAACGGCTGAGTCGGAGAATGTTGACATTGCTGGTTGGGTATGCCGTACAATGGATCTTCAACCAACCACTCCAACTCGTTTAGCGAACGTACAATCCTGA
- the LOC122629829 gene encoding sodium/potassium-transporting ATPase subunit alpha-like yields MTEIQTISAKNLWSNLNNSLSQSIKRRLTDREIESLHHEIITTDHIIPLQDLCAKLNTDPVNGLTEKEAKQLLKKHGPNVLSPPKQTPEWIKFLLCMFSGFAALLWICAILCFVLLFIGYLMNEEQTGIEWLGLIIVLICVISGIFAYIQESKNTKVMDSFKKMVPTFATTIRDGNKMRIGTEELVLGDLVEIKLGDKIPADIRIIKCNGLRVENSSITGESEPVIRTDHPTDLNPLESSNVAFFSSFAVAGDGTGIVFAVGDKTMIGRLAGLTSCVKKTETPIAKEIRHFVHIITVVAIIFGLIFFGLSLMLEPNLIKAFTYLLGIIIANVPEVLLITVTTCLTLTATKMANKNCLVKNLEGVETLGSTSTICSDKTGTLTQNRMTVSHLWFGYNRFSFSPTEKIGAEKDILMEKPAFNNVLRDATLCLRAEFTAESTVLVPIEQRDVIGDASETGILRFCEHIHSTDTFRRRYPKAAEIPFNSTLKYQLSIHRDANSYILIMKGAPEIILEYCTTILTMDGQTKHMEGPDMKTIKHACTELAYLGERVLAYSDLTLSGSVYGPNYKFNTTSPDKYNFPMKGYRFVGLISLIDPPRPGVPEAVQKCRTAGIKVIMITGDHPVTAMAIARKVGIISEGHETKYEITLLSDSQASFTVVPDIVTDAVIITGAELRNMDSNDLDNIIKNYEEIVFARTSPQQKLMIVESCQRLGEIVAVTGDGVNDAPALRKADIGVAMGITGSDVAKNAADMILMDDNFASIVTGVEEGRLIFDNLKKSIAYTLTSSVPEMLPMLVSLLFAIPLPFIIEMILCVDVGTDLIPAISLAYEKAELDIMQRAPRNPLYDRLVNKRLISITYGQIGMTQAAAGFYTYFLVLMMNGFLPSHLLGLRYDWENKAINDLEDSYGQTWTYKARMDLLNEARTGYFLSVVITQMVDLIMCKTRRNSIFQQGMDNWFLNFSFVFEIILTAMLLYIPGTEKVLKTMALDLYWYWPCLPLALFLWVYDEFRRLCIRLFPGCLIERETYY; encoded by the coding sequence ATGACGGAAATACAAACAATTTCAGCAAAAAATCTATGGTCAAATTTGAACAATTCTCTCTCACAGTCCATAAAGAGGAGATTAACTGACAGAGAAATTGAATCTCTTCATCATGAAATAATTACTACAGATCATATAATCCCTTTGCAAGATTTATGTGCGAAATTAAATACAGATCCGGTGAATGGTCTTACAGAGAAAGAAgctaaacaattattaaaaaaacatggACCAAATGTGTTGTCTCCTCCAAAACAAACACCTGAATGGATCAAATTTTTACTATGCATGTTCAGTGGTTTTGCAGCCTTGCTATGGATTTGCGCGATTCTATGTTTCGTATTACTCTTTATCGGTTATTTAATGAATGAAGAACAAACTGGCATCGAATGGTTGGGTTTGATAATTGTCCTAATATGTGTCATATCAGGAATATTTGCTTATATACAGGAAAGCAAAAATACGAAAGTTATGGATTCCTTCAAGAAGATGGTACCCACTTTTGCGACAACAATAAGAGACGGAAACAAAATGCGTATTGGTACCGAAGAATTAGTACTTGGTGATTTGGTCGAGATCAAACTTGGAGATAAAATACCTGCTGATATCAGGATAATTAAGTGTAATGGATTAAGAGTTGAAAATTCGAGTATTACTGGTGAAAGTGAACCAGTTATTCGTACGGATCATCCAACAGATCTAAATCCTTTGGAATCTTCGAACGttgcctttttttcttcatttgctGTCGCTGGAGATGGAACAGGTATAGTTTTTGCCGTCGGAGATAAGACGATGATCGGTAGATTAGCGGGATTAACGTCTTGTGTAAAAAAGACTGAAACACCGATCGCTAAAGAGATCAGACATTTTGTTCATATTATCACAGTGGTTGCTATTATTTTTggtttaattttcttcggaCTTTCTCTCATGTTAGAACCTAATCTGATCAAAGCCTTCACATATTTACTTGGTATCATTATCGCCAACGTGCCGGAAGTCTTGCTGATAACAGTGACAACATGTTTGACCTTAACTGCTACAAAAATGGCTAATAAGAATTGTCTGGTGAAGAATTTGGAAGGTGTAGAAACTCTTGGTTCTACTTCGACGATCTGTTCCGATAAGACAGGAACTCTCACTCAAAATAGGATGACAGTGTCACATCTATGGTTTGGatataatagattttctttctcaccaACGGAAAAGATCGGTGcggaaaaagatatattgatGGAAAAACCTGCTTTCAATAATGTCTTGAGAGATGCTACTCTTTGTTTACGTGCTGAATTCACTGCAGAAAGTACCGTTTTAGTACCGATTGAACAACGTGATGTTATAGGTGATGCATCGGAGACTGGTATACTTCGTTTCTGTGAACACATACATTCTACAGATACATTTCGTCGAAGATATCCGAAAGCAGCTGAAATTCCCTTTAACTCTACCCTCAAGTATCAATTGTCCATACACCGTGATGCTAATTCATACATACTGATCATGAAAGGTGCTCCAGAAATAATCTTGGAATATTGTACCACAATACTGACTATGGATGGTCAAACAAAACACATGGAAGGTCCTGatatgaaaacaataaaacatgCTTGTACTGAATTAGCATACTTAGGTGAACGAGTATTAGCTTATAGCGATCTTACGTTATCTGGGAGTGTATACGGCCctaattacaaatttaacaCAACCTCTCCGGATAAATACAACTTTCCAATGAAAGGTTATAGATTTGTGGGTCTAATCAGTTTGATAGATCCACCTAGACCAGGTGTACCTGAAGCAGTTCAAAAATGTCGTACAGCTGGCATAAAAGTGATCATGATAACTGGTGATCATCCAGTAACGGCAATGGCTATTGCTAGAAAAGTTGGTATTATAAGTGAAGGACATGAAACTAAATATGAAATCACCTTGTTGAGTGATAGTCAAGCATCTTTCACGGTTGTGCCTGATATTGTGACCGATGCTGTAATCATAACAGGTGCAGAATTAAGAAATATGGACAGCAATGATCtggataatattattaaaaattacgagGAGATCGTTTTTGCTCGTACTTCGCCACAGCAAAAGTTGATGATAGTAGAAAGTTGTCAAAGACTGGGAGAAATTGTAGCTGTTACCGGGGATGGTGTCAACGATGCACCTGCCCTAAGAAAAGCCGATATAGGAGTGGCTATGGGAATCACTGGATCCGACGTTGCTAAAAATGCTGCAGACATGATATTGATGGATGATAACTTTGCGTCTATCGTTACGGGAGTAGAAGAAGGTAGAttgatatttgataatttaaaaaaatccaTTGCTTATACATTAACATCCAGTGTACCTGAAATGTTACCGATGTTAGTCAGTCTTTTGTTCGCAATTCCTTTAccatttattattgaaatgatACTCTGTGTTGATGTTGGAACCGATTTGATTCCTGCTATATCGCTGGCGTATGAAAAAGCAGAATTAGATATTATGCAACGAGCACCTAGAAATCCTCTATACGATAGATTAGTTAATAAACGTTTAATATCTATTACGTATGGTCAAATTGGAATGACCCAAGCTGCAGCAGGTTTCTATACTTATTTTTTGGTTTTAATGATGAATGGATTCTTGCCATCTCACCTATTAGGATTAAGATACGATTGGGAGAACAAAGCGATCAATGATCTTGAAGATTCGTACGGGCAAACATGGACTTATAAAGCTAGAATGGATTTACTCAATGAAGCACGTACTGGATACTTTCTTTCCGTTGTTATAACACAAATGGTAGATTTAATAATGTGTAAAACAAGACgtaattctatttttcaacAAGGAATGGATAATTggtttttaaatttttcatttgtatttgaaattattttaacagcAATGCTTCTATATATACCAGGGACAGAAAAAGTATTGAAGACTATGGCCTTAGATTTATATTGGTATTGGCCTTGTCTGCCACTTGCACTATTTCTTTGGGTTTATGATGAATTCAGAAGACTTTGTATTCGTTTGTTTCCAGGATGCCTTATCGAACGAGaaacgtattattaa
- the LOC122629830 gene encoding F-box/LRR-repeat protein 7-like — translation MDKIEFFCEALKRIRIETENGADRITEEGVLPTTVNGIPIRKLFISNVAQRTTYKELAALFSKYGKVESCYLKTTYGKSNYAFVTFTNVMSAIRAREDGSKKEINLHNRDLKVMPADPWHQPDSIQIKRYTLTKNINKSRKKSSIEETNHNSVQNHINAPIDALNDDCLIHIFLYLPIKNRIAIERVCKRWRAVAQKSWYTVKKLDLSHHAWGISANDKKICTSDLREVLLRCGRFLNHIDISQCYPSLTRSTLLIIGRYCHNLEIVDISGLEISSTGIDLLAKNCTNIKKLNLGYSLSMPFSRHICDRDFKTLFEMNKGLRYLNLYQMSISGKCLNFLSSNAFEELVLNSCDGIQESYFANALANLTSLKSLLIKDCVCITSRILEPIGKYCTNLKEFELTRFLSVPMCEDALQITELVNLEILRLIQNGFINDDFLITLASKCKQLIYLDINGCYNVTDTGLQAVATLPKLETLIINNLDKVTAVGLDNMCNIRQLECRSCISINDTGLAILIHISSNLEVLDLTGCKCVTNNIIDVAEYVTSRRSNNIFLKIYIGGTSVTRYNHTSPNLLILRVPSKKVPENI, via the exons ATGGATAAAATAGAATTCTTTTGTGAGGCTTTAAAACGTATTCGCATTGAAACTGAAAAtg GTGCAGATCGAATAACCGAAGAAGGTGTACTACCGACAACAGTAAATGGAATACCAATACGGAAATTGTTTATTAGTAATGTAGCACAAAGG aCTACGTATAAAGAATTGGCTgcattattttcgaaatatggAAAAGTCGAAAGTTGTTATTTGAAAACAACTTATGGTAAAAGTAATTACGCGTTTGTTACATTTACTAATGTTATGAGCGCGATAAG aGCGAGAGAAGAtggaagtaaaaaagaaattaatttacataacaGAGATTTAAAAGTTATGCCAGCAGATCCATGGCATCAACCAGATAGTatacaaattaaaagatatactttgacaaagaatataaataagtcTCGTAAAAAGTCTTCCATTGAAGAAACTAATCATAATTCTGTACAAAATCATATAAATGCTCCGATTGATGCTTTAAATGACGATtgtttaatacatatttttctttatttaccaATTAAGAATAGAATTGCTATAGAAAGAG tATGTAAACGTTGGAGAGCTGTAGCTCAAAAATCGTGGTATACTGTAAAAAAATTGGATCTTTCTCATCATGCATGGGGAATTTCtgcaaatgataaaaaaatttgtacatCCGATTTACGTGAAGTATTATTACGATGCGGtagatttttaaatcatatagaTATTTCGCAATGTTATCCCTCTTTAACACGAAGTACTTTACTCATTATTGGTAGATATTGTCATAATTTAGAAATAGTTGATATTAGTGGACTTGAAATTTCTTCAACAGGCATAGATTTATTAGCTAAGAattgtacaaatataaaaaagctTAACTTAGGTTATTCGTTGTCGATGCCCTTTTCGCGACACATTTGTGATAGAGATTTTAAAACGTTATTTGAAATGAATAAAGGCTTAAGGTACTTGAATCTTTATCAGATGAGCATATCTGGCAAATgtctaaattttctttcatctaaTGCATTTGAAGAGCTTGTTTTAAATTCTTGTGATGGTATCCAAGAATCGTACTTTGCCAAT GCATTAGCAAATCTGACCAGTTTGAAAAGTTTATTGATAAAGGACTGCGTATGTATCACAAGTCGTATATTAGAACCAATTGGAAAATATTGCACAAACCTCAAAGAATTTGAGTTAACTAGATTTTTATCTGTACCCATGTGTGAAGACGCATTACAAATAACGGAACTTGTTAATCTTGAGATTCTGAGACTTATACAAAATGGCTTTATAAACGACGATTTCTTAATTACTTTGGCTTCAAAATGTAAACAATTGATCTATTTAGATATTAATG GTTGCTATAATGTCACTGATACGGGTTTACAAGCTGTGGCAACTTTACCAAAATTAGaaactttaataattaataacttagATAAAGTAACAGCTGTAGGTTTGGACAATATGTGTAACATAAGACAATTAGAATGCAGATCTTGTATTTCAATTAATGATACAGGCTTAGCTATCCTTATTCATATATCTTCTAATCTGGAAGTACTTGATCTCACCGGTTGCAAATGTGtaactaataatattattgacgTGGCTGAATACGTTACTAGTCGTAGatccaataatatttttttaaaaatatacattggTGGAACTAGTGTAACCCGTTATAATCATACATCCCCTAATTTGCTAATACTTCGTGTACCTTCTAAGAAAGTACCtgaaaatatctaa